A stretch of the Geovibrio thiophilus genome encodes the following:
- the pyrE gene encoding orotate phosphoribosyltransferase, translated as MTNEQILEVFNKHNALLEGHFLLSSGLHSDKYLQCALIMQYPAIAERLINDLVLQTYHLEFTTVVSPAIGGIRFGYEFARQLRKRSLFTERVDEVVQFRRGFVMKPNEKVVIAEDVVTTGKSTKECMKAVRDAGGDIQAVVSLVDRSSGEAQFDVPFISLLQIDVHTYDPASCPLCKLGTPAVKPGSRNFKP; from the coding sequence ATGACAAACGAACAGATTCTGGAAGTATTCAACAAGCACAACGCACTTCTTGAGGGGCATTTTCTGCTCTCCTCCGGTCTCCACAGCGACAAGTACCTTCAGTGCGCTCTGATTATGCAGTATCCGGCAATAGCTGAGAGGCTGATCAACGACCTCGTTCTTCAGACCTATCATCTGGAGTTCACCACGGTGGTAAGCCCTGCCATAGGCGGCATACGCTTCGGCTATGAATTTGCCAGACAGCTGAGGAAGCGCTCTCTGTTCACCGAAAGGGTGGATGAGGTTGTTCAGTTCCGCAGAGGGTTCGTTATGAAACCCAACGAAAAGGTTGTTATAGCGGAAGACGTTGTTACTACAGGCAAATCCACTAAGGAGTGTATGAAGGCAGTGCGGGACGCCGGAGGAGATATTCAGGCGGTTGTGAGCCTTGTGGACAGAAGCAGCGGGGAAGCTCAGTTTGATGTTCCGTTTATATCTCTTCTTCAGATAGATGTGCACACATACGATCCCGCAAGCTGCCCTCTCTGTAAACTGGGAACCCCCGCTGTCAAACCCGGCAGCAGGAACTTCAAGCCTTAG